The following are encoded together in the Montipora foliosa isolate CH-2021 chromosome 12, ASM3666993v2, whole genome shotgun sequence genome:
- the LOC137980092 gene encoding uncharacterized protein yields MDDKINKPNFLELNGFKFSFYMTNHLSSQIPEVVSLKAICSKISSYHMLTFPNWTRLKRDFRIIRINSRDDLFQYLDANSQRKTLNWLIFSRVGNNIVVRHFGPFGIDKNEDFEKKVDQTRLSLQKLKDAWLEVNSSSRSKKQKEKERNDIIAKVKANYWAAVQLVEKKIEDKKRELKEVATRVFPDEESRNDLIRKIEKITVKTGWVIVQQVLKAVVAEIIAEIALVIAKVAAKQSSKQGAKTASKEAAKVTAKGIPFLGLAVGAGFAVWRMAEGDFAGAGLEIASGAASCLPGPGTAASLALDAGLIVKDVIHVAKEKKKQMEDLKASTEEIQRNLDNLFKDYETAKAEYDFVCEVLGDPGYDFEKLEHDIKVLDLYRSGQH; encoded by the exons ATGGATGACAAAATCAACAAGCCCAACTTTCTAGAGTTGAATGGATTCAAATTCAGCTTTTATATGACCAATCACCTTAGCTCTCAGATACCTGAGGTCGTATCTTTAAAAGCAATCTGCAGCAAGATTTCAAGCTACCATATGTTGACCTTCCCAAACTGGACGAGACTCAAGAGGGATTTTCGTATTATTCGAATAAACTCACGTGATGACCTGTTTCAATATTTGGATGCAAATTCCCAAAGAAAAACTTTGAATTGGCTAATCTTCTCCCGGGTTGGCAACAACATCGTTGTTAGGCACTTTGGGCCTTTTGGAATAGATAAAAATGaagattttgagaaaaaagttgACCAAACTCGCCTTAGTCTACAAAAGTTAAAGGACGCTTGGCTGGAAGTGAACTCCTCATCCCGGtccaaaaaacagaaagaaaaagaacGGAATGACATTATAGCTAAAGTAAAAGCGAATTACTGGGCGGCAGTGCAattagttgaaaaaaaaattgaggataAAAAGAGAGAGTTGAAAGAGGTGGCAACACGTGTTTTCCCTGACGAAGAGAGCAGAAACGATCTCATACGCAAAATTGAAAAGATAACGGTTAAGACAGGATGGGTTATTGTTCAACAAGTATTGAAGGCAGTGGTGGCAGAAATCATCGCAGAAATCGCATTAGTGATTGCTAAGGTGGCAGCAAAGCAATCGAGCAAGCAAGGTGCCAAAACTGCATCAAAGGAAGCTGCCAAGGTCACAGCGAAGGGCATTCCCTTCTTAGGGTTGGCGGTGGGCGCTGGATTCGCAGTCTGGAGAATGGCGGAGGGAGACTTTGCAGGGGCAGGACTGGAGATTGCTTCCGGAGCAGCATCTTGCCTACCTGGACCAGGAACTGCAGCTTCCTTGGCACTCGACGCAGGTCTCATAGTCAAGGACGTAATTCAtgtagcaaaggaaaaaaagaaacaaatggag GATCTGAAGGCTTCCACTGAGGAGATTCAAAGGAATCTGGATAATCTTTTCAAAGATTACGAAACCGCGAAAGCAGAATATGACTTCGTGTGCGAGGTTTTGGGCGACCCTGGGTATGACTTTGAGAAATTGGAGCACGATATCAAAGTTTTGGACCTTTATAGATCCGGACAGCATTAG